A DNA window from Streptomyces asoensis contains the following coding sequences:
- the glyA gene encoding serine hydroxymethyltransferase, with amino-acid sequence MSVTHAPETDVLRGQDPEMAGILLGERERQASTLQLIAAENFTSPAVLAALGSSLANKYAEGYPGSRHHGGCEIVDVAERTAVERAKSLFAAEHANVQAHSGSSAVLAAYAALLRPGDTVLALGLADGGHLTHGSPANFSGRWFDFVPYGVDGETGLIDHDQVRTLARSRRPKAIVCGSIAYPRHIDYAFFRAVADETGAYLIADAAHPIGLVAGGAAPSPVPYADIVCATTHKVLRGPRGGMLLCGAELAERVDRAVFPFTQGGAQMHTIAAKAVAFGEAAAPAFTVYAHQVVANARVLAAALEAEGLRVTTGGTDTHVVIADPAPLGVDGRTARGLLAAAGMVLDCCALPHVGGADVTAAHARGLRLGTAALTTQGMREAEMARVAALLAGVLRGATDSRRIREEVRELTGAFPPYPA; translated from the coding sequence ATGTCGGTCACCCATGCCCCCGAGACCGACGTCCTGCGCGGACAGGACCCCGAGATGGCCGGGATCCTGCTCGGGGAGCGGGAGCGGCAGGCTTCGACGCTCCAGCTGATCGCCGCCGAGAACTTCACCTCGCCCGCGGTGCTCGCCGCCCTCGGCTCGTCCCTGGCCAACAAGTACGCGGAGGGCTATCCGGGCTCGCGGCACCACGGCGGCTGCGAGATCGTCGACGTCGCCGAGCGGACCGCCGTCGAGCGGGCCAAGTCGCTGTTCGCCGCGGAGCACGCCAACGTGCAGGCGCACTCGGGTTCCTCGGCCGTGCTGGCCGCCTACGCGGCGCTGCTGCGGCCCGGGGACACCGTCCTGGCCCTGGGCCTCGCGGACGGCGGCCACCTCACGCACGGCTCGCCCGCGAACTTCTCCGGCCGCTGGTTCGACTTCGTCCCCTACGGGGTGGACGGCGAGACCGGCCTCATCGACCACGACCAGGTCCGCACGCTGGCCCGCAGCCGCCGGCCCAAGGCGATCGTGTGCGGGTCCATCGCCTATCCCCGCCACATCGACTACGCCTTCTTCCGGGCGGTCGCCGACGAGACCGGCGCGTACCTGATCGCCGACGCCGCGCACCCCATCGGGCTCGTCGCCGGGGGAGCGGCGCCGAGCCCGGTGCCGTACGCCGACATCGTCTGCGCCACCACGCACAAGGTGCTGCGCGGGCCGCGCGGCGGGATGCTGCTGTGCGGCGCCGAGCTCGCCGAGCGGGTGGACCGGGCGGTCTTCCCGTTCACTCAGGGCGGGGCCCAGATGCACACGATCGCCGCGAAGGCGGTCGCGTTCGGGGAGGCGGCGGCGCCGGCGTTCACCGTGTACGCCCATCAGGTGGTCGCCAACGCGAGGGTGCTCGCGGCGGCCCTGGAGGCGGAGGGGCTGCGCGTCACCACCGGGGGCACGGACACCCACGTCGTCATCGCCGACCCGGCGCCGCTCGGCGTCGACGGGCGCACGGCGCGCGGGCTGCTCGCGGCCGCCGGGATGGTGCTGGACTGCTGTGCCCTGCCGCACGTGGGCGGTGCCGACGTCACCGCCGCCCACGCGCGCGGCCTGCGCCTGGGCACCGCCGCGCTGACCACGCAGGGCATGCGGGAGGCGGAGATGGCGCGGGTCGCGGCACTGCTGGCGGGGGTGCTGCGGGGCGCGACCGACAGCCGCAGGATCCGGGAGGAGGTGCGGGAACTTACCGGGGCGTTCCCGCCGTATCCGGCCTGA
- a CDS encoding protein-tyrosine-phosphatase, with translation MTAPDAGRGIGNGDRAAEQTTTFGFPRDTFRILHVSTGNVCRSPITERLTRHFVSQRLGVLGGGLIVESAGTWGHEGAPMEANAETVLADFGADAGGFTGRELLDEHVIMADLVLTATRDHRAQVISMGHSAGLRTFTLKEFTRLVNAIDPATLPPVDEGVVMRARALVRAAAALRGWLLAPTLEADEVYDPYGAPLPFFRSIGDEIHQALDPVVTALTGVPART, from the coding sequence TTGACAGCCCCTGACGCGGGGCGTGGCATAGGCAACGGGGACCGTGCCGCGGAACAGACGACGACGTTCGGGTTTCCGCGCGACACCTTCCGCATCCTCCACGTCAGCACCGGCAACGTCTGCCGCTCGCCGATCACCGAGCGGCTGACGCGGCATTTCGTGTCGCAGCGGCTCGGGGTGCTGGGCGGGGGGCTGATCGTGGAGAGCGCGGGCACCTGGGGCCACGAGGGCGCCCCGATGGAGGCCAACGCGGAGACCGTGCTGGCCGACTTCGGCGCGGACGCCGGCGGGTTCACCGGCCGTGAGCTCCTCGACGAGCACGTCATCATGGCCGACCTGGTCCTGACGGCGACGCGCGACCACCGCGCGCAGGTCATCTCGATGGGCCACTCGGCGGGCCTGCGCACCTTCACCCTGAAGGAGTTCACCCGCCTGGTGAACGCCATCGACCCGGCGACCCTGCCCCCGGTGGACGAGGGCGTGGTGATGCGCGCCCGGGCCCTGGTCCGCGCGGCGGCCGCGCTGCGGGGGTGGCTGCTGGCCCCGACCCTGGAGGCGGACGAGGTCTACGACCCGTACGGGGCGCCCCTGCCGTTCTTCCGCTCCATCGGCGACGAGATACACCAGGCGCTGGACCCGGTCGTCACGGCGCTGACGGGGGTCCCGGCGAGGACGTAG
- a CDS encoding L-threonylcarbamoyladenylate synthase has translation MARRYDTNDATDRVTGLREAASAVRRGELVVLPTDTVYGIGADAFSSEAVADLLDAKGRGRNMPTPVLIGSPNTLHGLVTDFSELAWELVDAFWPGALTLVAKHQPSLQWDLGDTRGTVAVRMPLHPVAIELLTEVGPMAVSSANLTGHPAPENCDYAQEMLGDSVSVYLDGGPTPGNVPSSIVDVSREVPLLLRAGAISADELRKVVPDLEVAN, from the coding sequence ATGGCACGGCGATACGACACCAATGACGCGACCGACCGGGTGACCGGTCTGCGCGAGGCCGCGTCCGCCGTCCGCCGTGGCGAGCTCGTGGTCCTCCCGACCGACACGGTGTACGGCATCGGCGCCGACGCGTTCTCCTCGGAGGCCGTAGCCGACCTCCTCGACGCCAAGGGCCGGGGCCGCAACATGCCCACCCCCGTGCTCATCGGCTCCCCGAACACGCTGCACGGCCTCGTCACGGACTTCTCCGAGCTGGCCTGGGAACTGGTCGACGCGTTCTGGCCGGGCGCGCTGACGCTGGTCGCCAAGCACCAGCCGTCGCTCCAGTGGGACCTGGGCGACACCCGCGGCACGGTCGCCGTGCGCATGCCGCTGCACCCGGTCGCCATCGAGCTGCTGACGGAGGTCGGCCCGATGGCGGTCTCCTCCGCCAACCTCACCGGCCACCCGGCGCCGGAGAACTGCGACTACGCCCAGGAGATGCTCGGCGACTCCGTCTCCGTCTACCTCGACGGCGGTCCGACCCCCGGCAACGTGCCTTCCTCGATCGTCGACGTCAGCCGGGAGGTGCCGCTGCTGCTGCGGGCGGGCGCGATCTCCGCGGACGAGCTGCGGAAGGTCGTACCCGACCTCGAGGTGGCGAATTGA
- the prmC gene encoding peptide chain release factor N(5)-glutamine methyltransferase, translating into MNLLLAEVAQATQRLADAGVPSPRNDAEELAAFVHGVKRGELHSVKNSDFDARYWEVIARREQREPLQHITGRAFFRYLELQVGPGVFVPRPETESVVGWAIDAVRAMDVVEPRIVDLCTGSGAIALALAQEVPRSRVHAVELSEDALRWTRKNMEGSRVDLRQGDALDAFRDLDGQVDLVISNPPYIPLTEWEYVAPEARDYDPELALFSGEDGLDLIRGIERTAHRLLRPGGVVVIEHADTQGGQVPWIFTEERGWADAADHPDLNNRPRFATARRATP; encoded by the coding sequence GTGAACCTGCTGCTCGCGGAGGTGGCCCAGGCCACCCAGCGGCTGGCCGACGCCGGCGTGCCCTCGCCGCGCAACGACGCGGAGGAGCTCGCCGCGTTCGTGCACGGCGTGAAGCGCGGTGAACTCCATTCCGTGAAGAACTCCGACTTCGACGCCCGCTACTGGGAGGTCATCGCCCGGCGCGAGCAGCGTGAGCCGCTCCAGCACATCACCGGGCGGGCCTTCTTCCGGTACCTGGAGCTCCAGGTCGGCCCCGGCGTCTTCGTACCGCGCCCCGAGACGGAGTCGGTGGTCGGGTGGGCCATAGACGCCGTCCGCGCGATGGACGTCGTCGAGCCCCGCATCGTCGACCTGTGCACCGGCAGCGGCGCCATCGCGCTCGCCCTCGCCCAGGAGGTGCCGCGCTCGCGCGTGCACGCCGTGGAGCTGTCCGAGGACGCCCTGCGCTGGACGCGCAAGAACATGGAGGGGTCCAGGGTCGACCTGCGTCAGGGCGACGCCCTCGACGCCTTCCGCGACCTCGACGGCCAGGTCGACCTGGTCATCTCCAACCCTCCGTACATCCCGCTGACGGAGTGGGAGTACGTCGCCCCCGAGGCCCGTGACTACGACCCGGAGCTCGCCCTGTTCTCGGGGGAGGACGGCCTCGACCTGATCCGCGGCATCGAGCGCACCGCGCACCGGCTGCTGCGCCCCGGCGGGGTCGTCGTCATCGAGCACGCCGACACCCAGGGCGGCCAGGTGCCGTGGATCTTCACCGAGGAGCGGGGCTGGGCCGACGCGGCCGACCACCCCGACCTCAACAACCGTCCGCGCTTCGCGACCGCCCGCCGGGCGACGCCGTGA
- the prfA gene encoding peptide chain release factor 1, which produces MFEAVEELLGEHADLEKKLADPSVHSDQANARKLNKRYAELTPIVGTYRSWKQTGDDIETAREFAADDPDFVAEVKELEKQREELTEKLRLLLVPRDPSDDKDVILEIKAGAGGDESALFAGDLLRMYLRYAERVGWKTEIIDSTESELGGYKDVQVAVKTKGGQGATEPGQGVWARLKYEGGVHRVQRVPATESQGRIHTSAAGVLVTPEAEEVEVEINANDLRIDVYRSSGPGGQSVNTTDSAVRITHIPTGVVASCQNEKSQLQNKEQAMRILRSRLLAAAQEEAEREAADARRSQVRTVDRSEKIRTYNFPENRISDHRVGFKSYNLDQVLDGDLDAVIQACVDADSAAKLAAA; this is translated from the coding sequence ATGTTCGAGGCCGTCGAGGAGTTGCTCGGAGAGCACGCCGACCTGGAGAAGAAGCTCGCCGACCCGTCGGTCCACAGCGACCAGGCCAACGCGCGCAAGCTGAACAAGCGCTACGCCGAGCTGACCCCCATCGTCGGCACGTACCGCTCCTGGAAGCAGACGGGCGACGACATCGAGACGGCGCGCGAGTTCGCCGCCGACGATCCCGACTTCGTCGCCGAGGTCAAGGAGCTGGAGAAGCAGCGCGAGGAGCTGACGGAGAAGCTGCGGCTGCTGCTCGTGCCGCGCGACCCGTCCGACGACAAGGACGTCATCCTCGAGATCAAGGCGGGCGCGGGCGGCGACGAGTCGGCGCTGTTCGCCGGCGACCTGCTGCGCATGTACCTGCGGTACGCCGAGCGCGTCGGCTGGAAGACCGAGATCATCGACTCGACGGAGTCCGAGCTGGGCGGCTACAAGGACGTCCAGGTCGCGGTGAAGACCAAGGGCGGACAGGGCGCCACCGAGCCCGGACAGGGCGTCTGGGCGCGCCTGAAGTACGAAGGCGGCGTGCACCGGGTGCAGCGCGTGCCCGCCACGGAGTCCCAGGGGCGGATCCACACCTCCGCGGCCGGTGTGCTGGTGACGCCGGAGGCCGAGGAGGTCGAGGTCGAGATCAACGCCAACGACCTCCGCATCGACGTCTACCGGTCCTCCGGGCCCGGCGGGCAGTCCGTGAACACCACCGACTCCGCCGTGCGCATCACGCACATTCCCACCGGAGTCGTCGCCTCCTGCCAGAACGAGAAGAGCCAGCTTCAGAACAAGGAGCAGGCGATGCGTATCCTGCGCTCCAGGCTGCTCGCGGCGGCGCAGGAGGAAGCGGAGCGGGAGGCCGCCGACGCCCGCCGCAGCCAGGTCCGCACCGTCGACCGCTCCGAGAAGATCCGCACGTACAACTTCCCGGAGAACCGCATCTCGGACCACCGCGTGGGATTCAAGTCGTACAACCTGGACCAGGTCCTGGACGGCGACCTCGACGCGGTGATCCAGGCCTGCGTCGACGCGGACTCGGCCGCCAAGCTCGCGGCCGCGTAG
- the rpmE gene encoding 50S ribosomal protein L31 has translation MKRDIHPEYVETQVSCTCGASFTTRSTIESGSIRADVCSECHPFYTGKQKILDTGGRVARFEARFGKAAAGSKK, from the coding sequence TTGAAGCGCGACATCCACCCCGAGTACGTCGAGACCCAGGTCAGCTGCACCTGTGGCGCGTCGTTCACCACCCGCAGCACGATCGAGAGCGGTTCCATCCGCGCCGACGTCTGCTCCGAGTGCCACCCGTTCTACACGGGCAAGCAGAAGATCCTCGACACCGGTGGCCGTGTGGCCCGCTTCGAGGCCCGCTTCGGCAAGGCTGCTGCCGGCTCCAAGAAGTAG
- a CDS encoding LCP family protein, with protein sequence MAAESTPEPGTPGDAGTTSGATGSDGPRHRRQRGRRKGVLIAAWTAAGVLVLGGTGVGYLYFKLNGNIKSVDIDQALGTDRPTKVDNGSENILVLGSDTRSGTNKKLGGGTDDGSARSDTAMVIHVYEGHRKASVVSIPRDTLIDRPACTDTHGTTHDAASGVMFNSAYSTGGAACAVKTVESISGIRMDHYLEVDFSGFEKLIDELGGVRVTTTKAIDDPDSHLRLKAGTHTLTGEQALGLVRTRHGVGDGSDLGRIQLQQAFVKALVNQVKHVGLFTSGTKLYDLADTATKAVTADSRLGSLNSLMSFANGLKGISAANMNMVTMPVRYDPSNLNRVIVAEAKAKQVWTALKNDRAIPKAATEGTATGEAAGVVTSS encoded by the coding sequence ATGGCCGCCGAGAGCACGCCGGAGCCCGGAACCCCGGGTGACGCCGGCACAACGAGCGGGGCGACCGGCAGCGACGGTCCGCGCCACCGCAGACAGCGTGGCCGCCGCAAGGGGGTGCTGATCGCAGCGTGGACAGCCGCGGGTGTCCTCGTGCTGGGCGGCACCGGCGTCGGCTACCTCTACTTCAAGCTCAACGGCAACATCAAGAGCGTCGACATCGACCAGGCCCTGGGCACCGACCGGCCGACCAAGGTCGACAACGGCTCCGAGAACATCCTCGTGCTCGGCTCGGACACCCGCTCCGGCACCAACAAGAAGCTCGGCGGCGGCACGGACGACGGCAGTGCCCGCTCGGACACCGCGATGGTCATCCACGTGTACGAGGGCCACAGGAAGGCCAGCGTGGTCTCCATACCCCGCGACACGCTCATAGACCGCCCCGCCTGCACCGACACCCACGGCACCACGCACGACGCGGCCTCCGGCGTGATGTTCAACTCGGCGTACTCGACGGGCGGCGCGGCCTGCGCCGTGAAGACGGTCGAATCCATCAGCGGCATCCGTATGGACCATTACCTCGAGGTGGACTTCTCCGGCTTCGAGAAGCTCATCGACGAGCTCGGCGGCGTCCGGGTCACCACGACCAAGGCGATCGACGACCCCGACAGCCACCTCCGGCTCAAGGCCGGCACGCACACCCTCACCGGCGAGCAGGCCCTCGGCCTGGTCCGCACCCGGCACGGCGTCGGCGACGGCTCCGACCTCGGCCGCATCCAGCTCCAGCAGGCCTTCGTCAAGGCGCTCGTCAACCAGGTCAAGCACGTCGGCCTCTTCACGAGCGGCACCAAGCTGTACGACCTCGCCGACACCGCGACCAAGGCCGTCACGGCCGACTCCCGGCTCGGCTCGCTGAACTCCCTGATGTCCTTCGCGAACGGGCTCAAGGGCATCAGCGCCGCCAACATGAACATGGTCACGATGCCGGTCCGGTACGACCCGTCCAACCTCAACCGGGTCATCGTCGCCGAGGCGAAGGCCAAGCAGGTCTGGACGGCCCTGAAGAACGACCGGGCCATCCCGAAGGCGGCCACCGAGGGCACCGCCACGGGCGAGGCGGCAGGGGTCGTGACGTCGTCCTGA
- a CDS encoding trypsin-like serine protease, translating to MDTSTSGGGRHRRRIRIALPVAAAGLAAAIAGALFLSPAEAAETPPSPAPARTMPAKELHKLIDVAVNGDEVPGETAKSSLSASSSTGKVDPKIIGGTTASITNAPWMAQLWYGDDRGTTTTADDIGFFCGGSVVSPTKILTAAHCVKGYNWYGHGYVVTGSTQLLSDSGDLHGGTGTFVARQWNHPSYSATTLDNDIAVLTLDAPVTATPIKMTTNTDSASYATGTKATLYGWGRTTSTTQDISETLKTAQLPIQSNATCSGFYGTDYLQGHMVCAGTPATGSDTGTTTACNGDSGGPLIVKNAAGENRIVGVVSWGVKDCVESGAYSVFSKISTYAASAYPRLDDANLNDDQLADVWVRNASTKVARDLYSKGTSLVGGDSWGSMSAYNLVVQSDLDRDGIQDLILRRASDGDVFWKHWVASSGTWATKLIGDNWKTRTQIVAPGDVTGDYLADLIAVDSAGAMWVYPGKGNGTFAAPVKNGTGWNAYNVVRGHGDFSFDGKTDLIARDKATGALYLYKGTGTAATAFAARIKVATWSNTTYNVIAAVGDVNGDGLADLLARTPAGTLYLYKGTGKASSAIFATRVSLGTSFKQYDLFG from the coding sequence GTGGACACATCCACGTCGGGGGGCGGTCGCCACAGACGCCGGATACGGATCGCGCTGCCCGTCGCCGCGGCCGGACTGGCCGCCGCGATCGCCGGTGCGCTGTTCCTGTCCCCGGCCGAGGCCGCCGAGACGCCGCCGTCGCCCGCGCCGGCGCGGACGATGCCGGCCAAGGAGCTCCACAAGCTCATCGACGTCGCCGTGAACGGTGACGAGGTCCCGGGGGAGACCGCCAAGTCGTCCCTGAGCGCGAGCAGCAGCACCGGCAAGGTCGACCCGAAGATCATCGGTGGTACGACGGCGAGCATCACCAACGCGCCGTGGATGGCCCAGCTCTGGTACGGGGACGACCGGGGCACCACCACGACCGCCGACGACATCGGCTTCTTCTGCGGTGGCTCGGTCGTCTCGCCGACGAAGATCCTCACCGCCGCGCACTGCGTCAAGGGCTACAACTGGTACGGCCACGGCTACGTCGTCACCGGCAGCACGCAGCTGCTGTCCGACAGCGGCGACCTGCACGGCGGCACCGGCACCTTCGTCGCGCGGCAGTGGAACCACCCGTCGTACAGCGCGACGACGCTGGACAACGACATCGCCGTGCTCACGCTCGACGCGCCGGTCACCGCCACGCCGATCAAGATGACCACGAACACCGACAGCGCCTCGTACGCCACCGGCACCAAGGCGACGCTGTACGGCTGGGGCCGCACCACCTCCACCACGCAGGACATCTCCGAGACGCTGAAGACGGCCCAGCTGCCGATCCAGTCGAACGCCACCTGCTCGGGCTTCTACGGCACCGACTACCTCCAGGGCCACATGGTCTGCGCGGGCACGCCCGCCACCGGCAGCGACACCGGCACCACCACCGCCTGCAACGGCGACTCCGGCGGTCCGCTGATCGTCAAGAACGCGGCCGGCGAGAACCGGATCGTGGGCGTCGTCTCCTGGGGTGTGAAGGACTGCGTCGAGAGCGGCGCGTACAGCGTCTTCAGCAAGATCTCCACGTACGCCGCCAGCGCCTACCCGCGCCTCGACGACGCCAATCTCAACGACGACCAGCTCGCCGACGTGTGGGTGCGCAACGCTTCCACCAAGGTCGCGCGCGACCTGTACTCCAAGGGCACCTCACTGGTCGGCGGCGACTCCTGGGGCTCCATGAGCGCCTACAACCTCGTCGTGCAGAGCGACCTGGACCGGGACGGCATCCAGGACCTGATCCTGCGCCGCGCCTCGGACGGCGACGTGTTCTGGAAGCACTGGGTCGCCTCCAGCGGGACCTGGGCGACCAAGCTCATCGGCGACAACTGGAAGACCCGCACCCAGATCGTCGCCCCCGGTGACGTCACGGGCGACTACCTCGCGGACCTGATCGCCGTGGACTCGGCCGGCGCGATGTGGGTCTACCCGGGCAAGGGCAACGGCACCTTCGCCGCGCCCGTCAAGAACGGCACCGGCTGGAACGCGTACAACGTCGTGCGCGGTCACGGCGACTTCAGCTTCGACGGCAAGACGGACCTGATCGCCCGCGACAAGGCCACCGGCGCGCTCTACCTCTACAAGGGCACCGGCACCGCCGCCACCGCCTTCGCGGCCCGCATCAAGGTCGCCACCTGGAGCAACACGACGTACAACGTCATCGCGGCCGTCGGCGACGTCAACGGCGACGGTCTGGCCGACCTGCTGGCGCGCACCCCGGCGGGCACCCTGTATCTGTACAAGGGCACCGGAAAGGCCAGCAGTGCGATCTTTGCCACAAGGGTCTCACTCGGGACGTCTTTCAAGCAGTACGACCTGTTCGGCTGA
- the rho gene encoding transcription termination factor Rho, which yields MSDTTDLMGARVEETAAAPATDASAPATGAGSRRRRGTGLDGMVLAELQQVASGLGIRGTARMRKSQLIEVIKEAQAGGGAAPKAAAPAGDAAETKPKRRATSKARTGDEAAEKKAPAAKAEAAAEQAVAQQQIEIPGQPAGGNEAPAERRRRRATADAGSPETVVAEAKTAAKTETSAPAQAESQAQPQGEAKGDADGVEGRRRDRRERGRDRGERGERGDRGDRRKGDDQQGGQQQRGGQQGQQQGGGRQDRQQRDNGPQDDDEFGDGRRGRRGRYRDRRGRRGRDEIGAAEPQVADDDVLIPVAGILDILDNYAFIRTSGYLPGPNDVYVSLAQVRKNGLRKGDHVTGAVRQPKDGERREKFNALVRLDSTNGMAPEHGRGRPEFNKLTPLYPQDRLRLETDPGVLTTRIIDLVSPIGKGQRGLIVAPPKTGKTMIMQAIANAITHNNPECHLMVVLVDERPEEVTDMQRSVKGEVISSTFDRPAEDHTTVAELAIERAKRLVELGHDVVVLLDSITRLGRAYNLAAPASGRILSGGVDSTALYPPKRFFGAARNIEDGGSLTILATALVDTGSRMDEVIFEEFKGTGNMELKLDRKLADKRIFPAVDVDASGTRKEEILLGNEELAVTWKLRRVLHALDQQQAIELLLDKMKQTKSNGEFLMQIQKTTPSTGNND from the coding sequence GTGAGCGACACCACCGATCTGATGGGCGCACGTGTCGAGGAGACCGCTGCCGCGCCCGCCACGGACGCCTCCGCGCCTGCCACCGGTGCCGGCTCCCGGCGGCGCCGCGGTACCGGCCTCGACGGCATGGTGCTGGCAGAGCTTCAGCAGGTCGCATCCGGCCTCGGCATCAGGGGCACGGCGCGTATGCGCAAGAGCCAGCTGATCGAGGTCATCAAGGAGGCGCAGGCGGGAGGCGGAGCCGCTCCCAAGGCCGCGGCCCCGGCCGGTGACGCCGCCGAGACCAAGCCCAAGCGCCGCGCCACCTCCAAGGCCCGTACGGGCGACGAGGCCGCCGAGAAGAAGGCGCCCGCCGCCAAGGCCGAGGCCGCCGCCGAGCAGGCCGTGGCCCAGCAGCAGATCGAGATCCCCGGCCAGCCGGCCGGCGGGAACGAGGCGCCGGCCGAGCGCCGCCGCCGTCGCGCCACCGCCGACGCGGGCAGCCCGGAGACGGTCGTCGCCGAGGCGAAGACCGCCGCGAAGACCGAGACGTCCGCCCCCGCGCAGGCCGAGAGCCAGGCGCAGCCGCAGGGCGAGGCCAAGGGTGACGCCGACGGCGTCGAGGGCCGCCGCCGCGACCGCCGTGAGCGCGGCCGCGACCGCGGTGAGCGTGGCGAGCGCGGTGACCGCGGTGACCGCCGCAAGGGCGACGACCAGCAGGGCGGCCAGCAGCAGCGCGGCGGCCAGCAGGGCCAGCAGCAGGGCGGCGGCCGTCAGGACCGCCAGCAGCGCGACAACGGCCCCCAGGACGACGACGAGTTCGGCGACGGCCGCCGCGGCCGCCGTGGCCGCTACCGCGACCGCCGTGGCCGTCGCGGGCGTGACGAGATCGGCGCCGCCGAGCCGCAGGTCGCCGACGACGACGTCCTGATCCCCGTCGCGGGCATCCTGGACATCCTCGACAACTACGCCTTCATCCGGACGTCGGGTTACCTGCCGGGCCCCAACGACGTGTACGTCTCGCTCGCCCAGGTCCGCAAGAACGGCCTGCGCAAGGGCGACCACGTCACCGGCGCGGTCCGCCAGCCCAAGGACGGCGAGCGCCGCGAGAAGTTCAACGCGCTGGTCCGTCTGGACTCCACCAACGGCATGGCGCCCGAACACGGCCGCGGCCGCCCGGAGTTCAACAAGCTGACGCCGCTCTACCCGCAGGACCGCCTCCGTCTGGAGACGGACCCGGGCGTGCTGACGACCCGCATCATCGACCTCGTGTCGCCGATCGGCAAGGGCCAGCGCGGCTTGATCGTGGCCCCGCCGAAGACCGGCAAGACCATGATCATGCAGGCGATCGCCAACGCGATCACGCACAACAACCCCGAGTGCCACCTGATGGTCGTCCTGGTCGACGAGCGTCCGGAAGAGGTCACCGACATGCAGCGGTCGGTCAAGGGCGAGGTCATCTCCTCGACCTTCGACCGTCCGGCCGAGGACCACACCACGGTCGCCGAGCTCGCCATCGAGCGCGCCAAGCGGCTGGTCGAGCTGGGCCACGACGTCGTCGTGCTGCTCGACTCGATCACCCGTCTGGGCCGTGCGTACAACCTCGCCGCCCCGGCCTCCGGCCGCATCCTGTCCGGTGGTGTCGACTCGACCGCGCTCTACCCGCCGAAGCGCTTCTTCGGTGCGGCCCGCAACATCGAGGACGGCGGATCCCTCACGATCCTCGCCACCGCCCTCGTGGACACCGGGTCCCGCATGGACGAGGTAATCTTCGAGGAGTTCAAGGGCACCGGCAACATGGAGCTCAAGCTCGACCGCAAGCTCGCCGACAAGCGCATCTTCCCCGCGGTGGACGTCGACGCGTCCGGTACCCGTAAGGAAGAGATCCTGCTCGGCAACGAGGAGCTCGCGGTCACCTGGAAGCTGCGCCGTGTGCTGCACGCGCTCGACCAGCAGCAGGCGATCGAGCTGCTCCTCGACAAGATGAAGCAGACGAAGTCGAACGGCGAGTTCCTGATGCAGATCCAGAAGACGACGCCGTCGACGGGCAACAACGACTGA
- the thrB gene encoding homoserine kinase, whose translation MAGPAFRAAPVRVRVPATSANLGPGFDAFGLALGLYDDVVVRVADSGLHIDIAGEGSETLPRDEKHLLVRSLRTAFDVLGGQPRGLEIVCANRIPHGRGLGSSSAAICAGIVAARAVTIGGESKLDDAALLELATEIEGHPDNVAACLLGGFSLSWMEAGAARAIRMEPADSIVPVVFVPGKPVLTETARGLLPRSVPHVDAAANAGRAALLVEALTRRPELLLPATEDRLHQEYRAPAMPESAALVERLRADGIPAVISGAGPTVMALADAGTADKIEASAGADWAANRLALDLKGACVLPLAPAGDTHSGDI comes from the coding sequence ATGGCCGGTCCCGCCTTCCGCGCCGCCCCCGTCCGGGTGCGCGTTCCCGCCACCAGCGCCAACCTCGGCCCGGGCTTCGACGCCTTCGGTCTCGCGCTGGGGCTCTACGACGACGTAGTCGTCCGGGTGGCCGACTCCGGGCTGCACATCGACATCGCGGGGGAGGGCAGCGAGACGCTGCCGCGCGACGAGAAGCACCTCCTCGTCCGTTCCCTGCGCACCGCGTTCGACGTCCTGGGCGGCCAGCCGCGCGGCCTGGAGATCGTCTGCGCCAACCGCATCCCGCACGGCCGCGGCCTCGGCTCGTCCTCGGCCGCCATCTGCGCCGGGATCGTCGCCGCGCGCGCGGTGACGATAGGCGGCGAGAGCAAGCTCGACGACGCCGCCCTGCTCGAGCTCGCGACCGAGATCGAGGGCCACCCGGACAACGTGGCGGCCTGTCTGCTGGGCGGTTTCAGCCTGTCCTGGATGGAGGCGGGCGCCGCGCGGGCCATCAGGATGGAGCCCGCCGATTCCATCGTTCCGGTGGTTTTCGTGCCCGGGAAGCCGGTCCTCACCGAGACCGCGCGCGGCCTGCTCCCGCGCTCCGTCCCGCACGTCGACGCCGCCGCCAACGCGGGCCGTGCCGCCCTGCTCGTCGAGGCACTCACCCGCCGCCCCGAACTGCTGCTGCCCGCGACCGAGGACCGGCTGCACCAGGAGTACCGCGCGCCGGCCATGCCGGAGAGCGCCGCGCTGGTGGAAAGGCTGCGCGCCGACGGGATTCCCGCGGTCATCTCCGGCGCCGGACCCACCGTGATGGCCCTGGCCGACGCGGGAACGGCCGACAAGATCGAGGCCTCGGCCGGCGCGGACTGGGCCGCGAACCGCCTGGCCCTGGACCTGAAGGGCGCGTGCGTACTGCCGCTCGCGCCCGCTGGTGACACGCACTCCGGCGACATTTAA